A genomic window from Fibrobacterota bacterium includes:
- a CDS encoding DUF3419 family protein → MAKLKARMDIVRYANCWEDPELLVEGLQPSRSEKLLSICSSGDNALTLLAAGAANVVAFDVNPAQLACLGLRLAALRELAYPNLLEFLGASSSIDSNTDEVKFRRLETWKSIRRFADPATREFWDEHPQDIARGALHAGRFEEFFRTFRKRVLPLVHGSRDIADLLEAKDRASRENFFGRTWNNRRWRFLFSLAFSRWSLGRLGRDPSFFDHVRGPVAARIAERTRHALVELPTHDNPWLSYILEGSFARALPPWLQPRSVEILRDRLDAIRPLLGDLEEASRHGTFQGANLSDIFEYMDPLQTMESAQILSNSLSPGASVAYWNLLAPRSLARSAPHLFRPEDERARTLHARDRAWFYGSFHLDSHWKSR, encoded by the coding sequence ATGGCCAAGCTCAAGGCCCGCATGGACATCGTCCGGTACGCCAACTGCTGGGAAGACCCCGAGCTGTTGGTGGAGGGACTCCAACCGAGCCGCTCGGAGAAGCTCCTTTCCATCTGTTCCTCCGGCGACAACGCGCTCACGCTGCTGGCCGCCGGAGCGGCCAACGTGGTGGCTTTCGACGTGAACCCCGCCCAACTCGCTTGTCTGGGCTTGCGCTTGGCGGCACTGCGCGAATTGGCCTACCCGAACCTCCTAGAGTTCCTGGGAGCCAGCTCCAGCATTGACTCGAACACCGATGAAGTCAAATTCCGTCGCCTGGAAACCTGGAAATCCATCCGTCGCTTCGCCGACCCCGCGACACGCGAATTTTGGGACGAACACCCCCAGGACATCGCCAGGGGCGCCTTGCACGCGGGTCGCTTCGAGGAATTCTTCCGGACCTTCCGGAAACGGGTCCTCCCCCTGGTGCACGGATCGCGAGACATCGCCGATCTGCTGGAAGCGAAGGATCGCGCTTCACGCGAGAACTTCTTCGGCCGGACGTGGAACAACCGACGCTGGCGCTTTTTGTTCTCCTTGGCCTTCTCGCGCTGGTCGCTGGGGCGCCTGGGTCGCGACCCGAGCTTTTTCGATCACGTGCGCGGCCCCGTGGCCGCACGGATCGCCGAGCGCACCCGCCACGCCCTGGTGGAGCTTCCCACCCACGACAATCCGTGGCTTTCCTACATCCTCGAAGGCTCCTTCGCTCGCGCGCTCCCTCCGTGGCTGCAGCCCCGAAGCGTGGAGATCCTGCGCGACCGTCTGGATGCAATCCGTCCCCTGCTGGGAGATCTGGAAGAGGCATCCCGACACGGCACCTTCCAGGGCGCGAACCTCTCGGACATCTTCGAGTACATGGATCCACTCCAGACCATGGAATCGGCGCAGATCTTGTCCAACAGCTTGTCGCCAGGGGCCTCTGTCGCCTACTGGAACCTCCTCGCGCCCCGGTCCCTTGCGCGTTCGGCGCCCCATTTGTTCCGGCCGGAGGATGAGAGGGCGCGAACGCTCCACGCCCGGGATCGCGCCTGGTTCTACGGTTCCTTCCATCTCGATTCCCACTGGAAATCCCGATGA